In Meiothermus ruber DSM 1279, the following proteins share a genomic window:
- the lysW gene encoding lysine biosynthesis protein LysW, whose protein sequence is MTAECVECGSPIELESPELGELVVCETCGAELEVVGLEPLKLQTAPEEAEDWGE, encoded by the coding sequence ATGACTGCCGAGTGTGTGGAATGTGGAAGCCCGATCGAACTGGAGAGCCCTGAGCTGGGGGAGCTGGTGGTCTGTGAGACCTGTGGTGCGGAGCTCGAGGTGGTGGGGCTGGAGCCCCTCAAGCTACAGACGGCCCCCGAGGAAGCGGAGGACTGGGGCGAGTAA
- a CDS encoding 3-isopropylmalate dehydratase small subunit (catalyzes the formation of homoisocitrate from cis-homoaconitate) has product MPRVWKFGDAINTDDILPGKYAPFMVGEDKFHTYAFAHIRPDFASNYRPGDILVCGKNTGLGSSREYAPEALRKLGLKAIIAKSYARIFYRNLVNLGIMPFEAPEVVEALQDGDEVELDFEQGILRRGAETFRLRPPPAFLLEALKEGSILEYYRKYGRFPGEGLEG; this is encoded by the coding sequence GTGCCTAGGGTCTGGAAGTTTGGCGATGCCATCAACACCGACGACATCTTGCCCGGCAAGTACGCCCCTTTTATGGTGGGCGAGGATAAATTTCACACCTATGCTTTCGCCCACATACGCCCCGATTTTGCCTCCAACTACCGACCGGGCGATATTCTGGTTTGCGGCAAGAACACCGGCCTTGGCTCTTCGCGTGAGTATGCGCCAGAAGCCCTGCGTAAGCTGGGCCTGAAGGCCATTATTGCCAAAAGCTATGCCCGTATCTTCTACCGCAACCTGGTTAACCTGGGCATCATGCCCTTTGAGGCCCCGGAGGTGGTGGAAGCTTTGCAAGACGGCGATGAGGTGGAGCTGGACTTTGAGCAGGGCATACTGCGGCGCGGGGCCGAGACCTTCCGGCTCCGCCCACCCCCGGCCTTTCTGCTGGAAGCCCTCAAAGAGGGCAGCATCCTGGAGTACTACCGCAAGTATGGGCGGTTTCCCGGCGAAGGGCTTGAAGGGTAA
- a CDS encoding 3-isopropylmalate dehydratase large subunit, whose protein sequence is MGLTLAEKILSRRAGRQVEAGELVVVEVDQVMVVDSIAGSFFKRLEQLGATPRFPEKVAIVIDHVAPAANVEVAKAQQEIRAWGKRYGCRVFDVGRGICHQVLVEERLALPGGIVLGSDSHSTTYGGIGCFGSGMGATDIALAAASGRTWLRVPETVKVTFRGQLAPGVTAKDAALEMIRVLTADGATYMSIEMHLVEGAEALTRSQRLTLANLTVEAGAKCGLVVPSGEILDMYEVPDWLYPDPDAVYAREIEIDLAALTPRVSVPFYVDNVEEVAKVRGKKVDQVFVGTCTNGRLDDLHQVAEILKGRKVAPGVRLLVIPASSQVLEEATADGTLLTLLQAGATLGTPGCGPCMGRHQGVLAPGEVCVSTSNRNFRGRMGAADAEIYLASPRVAAASAVAGYITTPEELEVSRA, encoded by the coding sequence ATGGGACTAACTTTAGCGGAAAAAATCCTTTCTCGGCGAGCCGGCCGTCAGGTCGAGGCTGGTGAGTTGGTGGTGGTGGAGGTGGATCAGGTGATGGTGGTGGACTCCATTGCCGGGAGCTTTTTCAAGCGACTGGAGCAATTGGGCGCCACGCCGCGCTTCCCGGAAAAGGTCGCCATCGTGATTGACCATGTGGCCCCCGCCGCCAATGTGGAGGTGGCCAAGGCCCAGCAGGAAATTCGTGCCTGGGGCAAGCGGTATGGCTGCCGGGTGTTCGACGTGGGGCGGGGTATCTGCCACCAGGTGCTGGTGGAGGAGCGCCTGGCCTTGCCGGGGGGTATCGTGCTGGGCTCGGACAGCCACTCCACCACCTACGGCGGCATTGGGTGCTTTGGCAGCGGGATGGGGGCTACCGATATCGCGCTGGCCGCGGCCTCAGGGCGCACCTGGTTGCGCGTGCCGGAAACCGTCAAGGTTACCTTCCGGGGGCAGCTTGCACCGGGTGTGACCGCAAAGGATGCGGCCCTCGAGATGATTCGAGTGCTGACCGCCGATGGGGCTACCTACATGAGCATCGAGATGCACCTGGTGGAGGGGGCCGAGGCCCTGACCCGTAGCCAGCGCCTGACCCTGGCCAACCTCACCGTGGAGGCTGGGGCCAAGTGTGGGCTGGTGGTGCCCAGCGGGGAAATTCTGGACATGTATGAGGTGCCCGACTGGCTTTACCCCGACCCCGATGCGGTTTACGCGCGCGAGATCGAGATCGATCTGGCAGCCCTTACCCCCAGGGTCTCGGTGCCGTTTTATGTGGATAACGTGGAAGAAGTGGCAAAGGTGAGGGGTAAGAAGGTGGATCAGGTGTTTGTGGGCACCTGTACCAACGGACGGCTGGATGACCTGCACCAGGTGGCCGAAATTCTCAAAGGTCGCAAAGTGGCACCGGGGGTGCGGTTGCTGGTGATACCGGCCTCGTCGCAGGTGCTGGAGGAGGCCACCGCCGATGGCACCCTGCTCACCCTGTTGCAAGCCGGGGCCACGCTGGGCACCCCGGGTTGCGGGCCCTGCATGGGGCGGCACCAGGGCGTGCTGGCCCCCGGCGAGGTGTGCGTGAGCACCTCCAACCGCAACTTTAGAGGCCGGATGGGGGCGGCCGATGCCGAAATTTACCTGGCCTCGCCCCGGGTAGCTGCTGCTTCGGCGGTTGCTGGTTACATCACCACCCCGGAAGAGCTGGAGGTGTCCCGTGCCTAG
- a CDS encoding LeuA family protein codes for MPASTPAHRIEIVDTTFRDGQQSPLLFDTEKYRFTLEEKKVLMTGLLELGVTHFEFFSPVVGVAEAQDVRELIAHASALTQKPLRFLAHCRCNLQDIEQALETGCNGLNLYLGVSPLAQQHNAQKSLEESVQLVQEVIATTRAAHPDLYIRFSAEDAFRTPLEDIFRLYDAIYPYVNTLGMPDTVGIAEPEDVSAVVAQLRQRYPNVALECHFHNDRGLALANVIAAVRAGVRYVDASIWGLAERSGIPSVTGVLFNLSKRYPEIAQQYNLSQCYPLNVLMASILGTLVPYTEPVSLTNRTHTAGVHQKAVLNEKKVYEAHNLHDFGVDKNQLLLGPLSGWNLIYYYLKEVEGFVISKEQAKQIAQEFKGRTSEIGRRKKPEELLLEIAEAHGLLRHTLPEEVPTARLENLD; via the coding sequence ATGCCAGCGTCCACCCCAGCCCACCGCATTGAAATCGTCGACACCACCTTCCGCGACGGCCAGCAGTCGCCGCTTTTGTTCGATACCGAGAAGTACCGGTTCACACTGGAAGAGAAGAAGGTTTTGATGACCGGCTTGCTCGAGCTGGGCGTCACCCACTTCGAGTTTTTTTCACCGGTGGTGGGAGTGGCCGAGGCGCAGGATGTGCGGGAGCTAATAGCCCATGCCAGCGCGCTCACCCAGAAGCCCCTTCGCTTCCTGGCCCACTGCCGCTGCAACCTGCAGGACATTGAGCAGGCGCTCGAGACCGGCTGCAATGGTCTGAATCTTTACCTGGGGGTTTCGCCCCTGGCCCAGCAGCACAATGCCCAAAAATCCCTGGAGGAATCGGTGCAACTGGTTCAGGAGGTGATTGCCACTACCCGCGCGGCCCATCCGGATCTGTATATCCGATTTAGCGCCGAAGACGCTTTCCGCACCCCGCTCGAGGATATCTTTCGCCTCTACGACGCCATTTACCCCTATGTAAATACCCTGGGCATGCCCGATACCGTGGGTATAGCTGAGCCCGAGGATGTGAGTGCTGTGGTGGCCCAGCTACGCCAGCGCTATCCTAATGTGGCGCTTGAGTGCCACTTTCACAACGATCGGGGACTGGCCCTGGCCAACGTAATTGCCGCGGTGCGGGCCGGGGTGCGCTATGTGGATGCCTCCATCTGGGGCCTGGCCGAGCGCTCGGGCATCCCCTCGGTAACGGGGGTGCTTTTCAACCTCTCGAAGCGCTACCCCGAGATAGCCCAGCAGTACAACCTGAGCCAGTGCTATCCCCTCAACGTGCTGATGGCCTCTATTCTGGGTACGCTGGTGCCTTACACCGAGCCGGTCTCGCTGACCAACCGCACCCATACCGCTGGTGTGCACCAGAAGGCCGTTCTGAATGAAAAGAAAGTCTACGAGGCCCACAACCTGCACGACTTTGGGGTGGACAAAAACCAGTTACTGCTGGGGCCCCTGTCGGGCTGGAACCTGATTTACTACTATCTGAAAGAAGTGGAAGGCTTTGTGATCAGCAAAGAGCAGGCCAAGCAGATCGCCCAGGAGTTCAAGGGCCGTACCAGCGAGATTGGGCGCCGGAAGAAACCCGAGGAGCTTTTGCTGGAAATTGCTGAGGCCCACGGCCTGCTGCGCCATACCCTACCCGAGGAGGTGCCCACCGCGCGGCTGGAGAACCTGGATTGA
- a CDS encoding ABC transporter substrate-binding protein yields the protein MRWLMVLLVGVGWALAQRPVEIPFWHTAGPPGQEPLEEIIRDFNSRQRDYRIVPSFVGDYREGGLKLLAALRSGGAPALFHAEISFLGRMVQDNVAQPLDEYLGNLPGDFYPGFLETGKLRGRTYGLPIGLSIPVFFYNADQFAAKGLGVPRSWNDVVTAAQRLTTRAAKGYTVSSDIYSFVVMVMSRGGSIVDSQGRPDFTNPKVVETLEFLQDMVRKNIAQSRNIAEAQFSVADFLRTKTFMGVAPITLWPLIENRAPIPFRLGVAAVPRTEGGKVPLAGGTLVVLRGASEQQARGAVAFWRFAMEPANIAKWVKATYYMPMRRAAQPLLEDFYKEDPRRRVAFSQVEHADVWLQDPEFTIWYSFLEDALERALKGNANARQVLEEAQRRASSVERR from the coding sequence ATGCGCTGGTTGATGGTACTGTTGGTTGGAGTGGGATGGGCTTTGGCCCAGCGCCCGGTTGAGATACCTTTTTGGCACACCGCAGGCCCTCCGGGCCAGGAGCCCCTAGAAGAGATAATCCGCGATTTTAATAGCCGTCAGCGGGACTACCGAATTGTGCCCAGCTTTGTGGGGGATTACCGCGAAGGGGGTCTAAAACTCCTGGCGGCGCTGCGTTCTGGGGGAGCCCCGGCGCTGTTTCATGCTGAGATTTCCTTTTTGGGGCGGATGGTGCAGGACAACGTAGCCCAGCCGCTGGATGAGTACTTAGGAAACCTGCCCGGGGATTTTTACCCCGGATTCCTGGAGACCGGCAAGCTGCGGGGCCGCACCTATGGGCTGCCGATAGGCCTCTCGATTCCGGTGTTTTTCTACAACGCCGACCAGTTTGCTGCCAAAGGGTTGGGCGTCCCGCGCTCCTGGAATGATGTGGTCACGGCGGCGCAGCGCTTGACCACCCGGGCCGCCAAGGGGTACACGGTCTCGAGCGACATCTACAGCTTTGTGGTAATGGTGATGAGCCGGGGAGGATCTATTGTGGACAGCCAGGGCCGCCCGGATTTTACCAACCCCAAGGTGGTGGAGACCCTCGAGTTCCTGCAGGACATGGTGCGGAAGAACATAGCCCAGAGCCGGAACATCGCCGAGGCCCAGTTCTCCGTCGCCGACTTTTTGCGCACCAAGACCTTTATGGGCGTCGCGCCCATTACCCTGTGGCCGCTGATCGAAAACCGCGCCCCCATCCCTTTCAGGCTGGGAGTTGCAGCGGTACCCCGCACGGAAGGTGGAAAAGTGCCGCTGGCGGGTGGCACCCTGGTGGTGCTCCGCGGGGCCAGTGAGCAGCAGGCCCGTGGGGCTGTGGCCTTCTGGCGCTTTGCTATGGAGCCGGCCAACATCGCCAAATGGGTCAAGGCCACCTACTACATGCCCATGCGCCGGGCCGCTCAGCCTTTGCTGGAAGACTTTTACAAAGAAGATCCCCGCCGTCGGGTGGCCTTCAGCCAGGTAGAGCACGCCGATGTGTGGCTGCAAGACCCCGAGTTTACCATCTGGTACAGCTTCCTGGAGGACGCCCTCGAGCGCGCCCTGAAAGGCAACGCCAACGCCAGACAGGTGCTGGAAGAGGCCCAGCGCCGCGCCAGCAGCGTTGAGCGCCGCTGA
- a CDS encoding carbohydrate ABC transporter permease, translated as MRWLGHLLVWTVAFLVALPFIWMAYAAFIPPEAVFSGNIFGQLGFSLANFEVLGREGFWEGFWGRLLFSVLLTGSVTLLQLATGFLAAYAIKEGARLLPFFLVLLAIPVELLLVPLYGLLVGLKILDTIWALVLPFAASPFIVYLLFQGMRTVPEELLEAARIDGAGHRVLLTRILLPLLRPQLIAAGVLAFAAHWNLVLYPRIVAGSKELKTVQTWITDLQRQNPADWGPLSAAALAATLPLVIIYLLYERRIVETFEEGLKG; from the coding sequence GTGCGCTGGCTAGGCCATCTGCTGGTGTGGACGGTGGCCTTCCTGGTGGCCCTGCCTTTCATCTGGATGGCCTATGCGGCTTTTATTCCGCCCGAGGCGGTTTTTAGCGGCAACATCTTTGGACAGCTTGGCTTCAGCCTGGCTAATTTCGAGGTGCTGGGCCGGGAGGGTTTTTGGGAGGGTTTTTGGGGACGCCTGCTGTTCTCGGTGCTCTTAACCGGGAGCGTAACCCTGCTTCAGCTCGCCACCGGCTTTCTGGCGGCCTATGCCATTAAGGAGGGGGCCAGGCTCCTGCCGTTTTTTCTGGTGCTGCTGGCTATTCCAGTCGAGTTGCTGCTGGTTCCTTTGTATGGTCTGTTGGTAGGGCTGAAGATCTTGGATACCATCTGGGCTTTGGTGCTGCCCTTTGCGGCCAGTCCGTTCATTGTGTATTTGCTGTTCCAGGGGATGCGCACCGTCCCGGAAGAACTGCTCGAGGCCGCCCGGATTGATGGGGCTGGTCACCGCGTTTTGCTCACCCGCATCCTGTTGCCGCTTTTGCGCCCTCAGCTAATTGCAGCCGGGGTGCTGGCCTTTGCGGCGCACTGGAACCTGGTGCTGTACCCGCGGATTGTGGCTGGCAGCAAAGAACTTAAAACCGTTCAGACCTGGATTACCGACCTGCAGCGCCAGAATCCGGCCGATTGGGGGCCTTTGTCGGCAGCGGCACTGGCCGCTACCCTGCCCCTGGTGATCATTTACTTGCTCTATGAGCGCCGGATTGTGGAAACCTTTGAAGAAGGCCTCAAAGGGTAA
- a CDS encoding carbohydrate ABC transporter permease — translation MGRRNAFWFALPAVASLGLFLLYPFLDVLRFSTWDWSGLSEPRGVGLENYRDILRDPDFYNSLRITLVFGVMTLVPFVLLSVLLALALDGQPYERPIKALLFLPGLVTLGGAAVAWYTLFSPEYGALASLIPVPRWDQSPFWALVLIMLFTIWRHIGYGVLVVSARLKAIPKALLEAAAVDGATPAQSFRFITLPLLRPAITFLVVIGTVLTLQGYTAVFLLTRGGPFGGTEVLGYYLYKTGFEAGRLGYAAALTVIILLLTLAFALAQARLLREER, via the coding sequence ATGGGCCGCAGGAATGCTTTCTGGTTTGCTCTCCCAGCAGTCGCTTCGCTGGGACTGTTTTTGCTGTACCCATTTTTGGATGTGTTGCGCTTCTCAACCTGGGACTGGTCGGGGCTATCGGAGCCCCGGGGGGTTGGCCTCGAGAACTACCGCGACATACTGCGCGATCCGGATTTTTACAACAGCCTGCGCATCACCCTGGTTTTTGGGGTGATGACCCTGGTGCCTTTCGTGTTGCTCTCGGTGCTGCTGGCCCTGGCCCTGGATGGTCAGCCCTACGAACGTCCTATCAAAGCCCTGCTTTTTTTGCCAGGTTTGGTCACCCTGGGGGGGGCTGCGGTGGCCTGGTACACCCTTTTTTCGCCCGAGTACGGTGCCCTGGCTTCGCTGATTCCGGTGCCCCGCTGGGATCAAAGCCCCTTCTGGGCTTTAGTCCTGATAATGCTTTTTACCATCTGGCGGCACATCGGCTATGGGGTGCTGGTGGTCTCGGCCCGGCTTAAGGCCATCCCCAAGGCCCTACTCGAGGCTGCCGCTGTGGATGGTGCCACCCCCGCCCAGTCTTTTCGTTTTATTACCCTGCCCCTGCTGCGCCCAGCGATTACATTTCTGGTGGTGATTGGCACCGTTTTGACCCTCCAGGGCTACACAGCGGTGTTTTTGTTGACCCGCGGGGGCCCCTTCGGAGGCACCGAGGTGCTTGGCTACTATCTTTACAAGACGGGTTTCGAAGCGGGCCGTCTCGGCTATGCCGCGGCCCTCACGGTGATCATTTTGCTGTTGACGCTGGCCTTTGCCCTGGCGCAGGCCCGGCTGCTGCGGGAGGAGAGATGA
- a CDS encoding HD domain-containing phosphohydrolase has protein sequence MQLEDMTVFIVDDEPSSVALLQRTLERVGFSRIYATTDPTRFEEFLHRLNPDVILLDMHMPQRSGLEILRFLQGRRENDGYLPVLVLTSDTTAEAKHRALNLGAADFLQKPFDLLEVVLRVRHLLEIRYLHLRLKDENLRLEAAVQARTQELHEAHLDALRRLAYAAEFRDDDTGSHVHRVAENASRLAQRLGLEAGWVEVIRRAAPLHDIGKIAIPDAILRKTSRLTPEEYELMKSHTVVGAAMLEGGKSVYLQMAQRIARSHHEHFDGSGYPDGLKGEAIPLEARVVAVVDVFDALVSQRPFKQAWPVPEAVAEIRRQAGLHFDPEAVGAFLRCVRAGDLLLPDPAKSL, from the coding sequence GTGCAACTGGAAGACATGACCGTTTTTATCGTGGACGACGAGCCATCCAGCGTGGCATTATTGCAGAGAACCCTCGAGCGCGTAGGATTTTCCCGCATATACGCAACCACCGACCCAACCCGTTTCGAGGAGTTTTTGCACCGGCTCAATCCCGATGTAATCCTGCTGGATATGCACATGCCGCAGCGGAGCGGCCTGGAGATACTCAGGTTTTTGCAAGGGCGTCGGGAGAACGACGGATATTTGCCGGTTTTGGTGCTCACATCCGACACCACCGCTGAGGCTAAGCACCGGGCCCTCAACCTCGGGGCTGCCGATTTCTTGCAAAAGCCCTTTGATCTGCTCGAGGTGGTGCTCCGGGTGCGCCATCTGCTGGAGATCCGCTACTTGCACCTGCGGCTAAAGGATGAGAACCTGCGATTGGAGGCGGCGGTGCAGGCCCGCACCCAGGAGCTGCATGAAGCGCACCTGGATGCGCTAAGGCGTTTAGCCTATGCGGCGGAGTTTCGCGATGACGATACGGGCTCACACGTGCACAGGGTTGCGGAAAATGCCAGCCGATTGGCCCAGCGTTTGGGCTTGGAGGCCGGCTGGGTCGAGGTGATCCGGCGGGCTGCGCCCTTGCATGACATAGGCAAAATCGCCATACCAGATGCCATTCTCCGCAAAACCTCCCGGCTCACCCCCGAGGAGTACGAACTTATGAAAAGCCACACCGTGGTGGGTGCAGCGATGCTCGAGGGGGGTAAGTCGGTTTACCTGCAAATGGCCCAGCGCATTGCCCGCTCCCACCATGAACATTTTGATGGAAGCGGCTACCCGGACGGCCTTAAGGGCGAAGCCATCCCGCTAGAGGCCCGCGTTGTGGCGGTGGTGGATGTGTTTGATGCCCTGGTGAGCCAACGGCCCTTCAAACAGGCCTGGCCTGTACCGGAGGCCGTGGCGGAAATTAGGCGCCAGGCAGGTCTTCATTTTGACCCCGAAGCGGTGGGGGCATTCTTGCGATGCGTCCGTGCAGGAGATCTGCTGCTGCCCGATCCTGCCAAAAGCTTGTAA
- a CDS encoding S8 family peptidase has product MQPAEPKSTAVACWRVPTVKSFISLAIAGWIGLALTSCTTTQGWAGLEVTPQTVPHLGGEVNLRWRVEGARAYTLRSEPPLPGLPLSTTGSSVSIWVAANSSPEPKRYRLIVESDGPEGLKQVVAELRLEGRPPCSSIGAQSQRIAVRAFNEVGLGRFDVPHVAGRLLVYHKKGLSLQSHTASAQSLGAQRVQDLGGGWGLYRTQPGQEAQVAQKLYQQGLGQYVQPEYLYQPASLVVPPNNPSYPTEQAPVFQQMNIEQAWQKLRGEVGCQTPIIAVVDTGVYTQRNDLAPNLTPPDSWLDVVGEDLSNPQPARGTVEPEPGTGASHGTQVTSIIAATTNNGTALAGVAYNLLRVLPIKVFDANQQAGTLQIAQALEYAAGATQIAGQLFVNPTPAQVVNLSLSLSAPGFRDPYLEHVLEQVTQQGLVVVASSGNADLPAVGYPASSPFVIAVGATDAGQARARWLSGYASNYGEGLEFVAPGTGVPVAHGPNQGAYALAYGTSASAPFISGAIGLYLLQQQLLGQTPPSNPGARLDQVRTCLKSAAQNAPAWDSQTGYGLVDVAKVVEPSNPACFPRG; this is encoded by the coding sequence GTGCAACCGGCCGAACCCAAAAGTACTGCCGTTGCTTGCTGGAGAGTCCCCACAGTAAAGAGCTTTATTAGCCTGGCTATTGCGGGCTGGATCGGTCTGGCCCTAACCTCCTGCACAACCACCCAGGGCTGGGCGGGCCTCGAGGTTACCCCCCAAACCGTTCCCCATCTGGGAGGGGAAGTTAATCTGCGCTGGCGCGTAGAAGGAGCCCGGGCCTATACCCTTCGCAGCGAACCCCCGCTACCGGGCCTGCCCCTGAGCACCACCGGCTCCTCAGTCAGCATCTGGGTGGCGGCCAACAGCAGCCCGGAACCCAAGCGCTACCGGTTAATCGTGGAATCCGACGGCCCTGAGGGCCTCAAGCAGGTGGTGGCAGAGCTTCGCCTCGAGGGCAGGCCGCCTTGCAGCAGTATCGGTGCGCAAAGCCAGCGGATAGCGGTCAGGGCCTTCAACGAGGTGGGGCTGGGCCGCTTCGATGTACCCCACGTGGCAGGGCGGCTGCTGGTGTATCACAAAAAAGGGCTCAGCCTGCAAAGCCACACCGCCAGCGCGCAAAGCCTGGGGGCCCAGCGGGTGCAGGATCTGGGCGGGGGCTGGGGCCTGTACCGCACCCAGCCGGGGCAGGAAGCCCAAGTGGCCCAAAAACTGTATCAGCAGGGTCTGGGACAGTACGTGCAGCCCGAGTATCTCTACCAGCCCGCCAGCCTGGTGGTGCCCCCCAATAACCCCAGCTACCCGACGGAGCAGGCGCCCGTGTTCCAGCAGATGAACATCGAGCAGGCCTGGCAAAAGCTAAGAGGAGAGGTCGGATGCCAAACGCCGATCATCGCCGTGGTTGATACCGGGGTGTACACCCAGCGGAACGATCTGGCCCCCAACCTAACCCCCCCGGATAGCTGGTTGGATGTGGTGGGCGAGGATCTCAGCAATCCTCAGCCCGCCCGGGGCACAGTAGAGCCCGAGCCCGGCACCGGTGCCAGCCACGGGACGCAGGTGACCAGCATCATCGCTGCCACCACCAACAATGGAACGGCCCTGGCTGGTGTGGCCTACAACCTGCTGCGCGTACTGCCCATCAAGGTATTTGATGCCAACCAGCAGGCTGGTACGCTGCAAATAGCCCAGGCCCTGGAATACGCAGCCGGAGCAACCCAAATTGCCGGTCAGCTCTTTGTCAACCCCACGCCGGCCCAGGTCGTCAACCTTTCCCTTTCCCTCTCCGCGCCAGGCTTTCGCGACCCTTACCTCGAGCACGTCCTGGAGCAGGTGACCCAGCAAGGCCTGGTGGTGGTGGCCTCGAGCGGCAATGCCGACTTGCCCGCGGTGGGTTACCCCGCCTCCTCGCCTTTCGTCATCGCGGTAGGGGCCACCGATGCCGGCCAGGCCCGGGCCCGCTGGCTGAGCGGCTACGCCTCCAACTATGGTGAGGGGCTCGAGTTTGTAGCCCCGGGCACCGGTGTGCCGGTAGCCCACGGGCCCAACCAGGGGGCATACGCCCTGGCCTATGGCACCTCGGCCTCGGCACCTTTTATCAGCGGGGCCATCGGCCTGTATCTGTTGCAACAGCAACTGCTGGGCCAGACCCCTCCCAGCAACCCCGGCGCCCGGCTGGATCAGGTGCGCACCTGTCTCAAAAGCGCCGCGCAAAACGCCCCCGCCTGGGACAGCCAGACCGGCTACGGCCTGGTCGATGTGGCCAAGGTGGTAGAGCCCAGCAACCCAGCCTGCTTCCCCAGGGGGTAG
- a CDS encoding type I CRISPR-associated protein Cas7, with translation MIHRPDLHHKFVVLFDIKNASPQDLSFLNGPQQLLQEVRYGLVLDEAIKKALNLYFERDALLPILDKWPNIEQVGVKALCERYYNLRMFGLTHPAGHVLIPSPVRFSPARSIDPVLPLTSGRNTAYGLYRMHGYYHPGAGLHNGVSASDLQWLWQGLSQVFVSEASSRPIQASTRGLWIFTHEAQQAAPIPAKALFGLVQTPALQSQATRFDDYTITTPPPGHLEAIPSVYLTHLV, from the coding sequence ATGATTCATCGCCCCGATCTGCACCACAAGTTTGTTGTTTTGTTCGATATAAAGAACGCCAGTCCCCAGGATCTATCTTTTCTGAACGGCCCCCAACAGCTCTTACAAGAGGTGCGTTACGGACTGGTGCTGGATGAGGCGATCAAGAAAGCGCTCAACCTCTACTTCGAACGCGACGCGCTGCTGCCAATACTCGATAAATGGCCCAACATCGAACAGGTGGGGGTCAAAGCCCTGTGCGAACGCTATTACAACCTGCGGATGTTTGGCCTCACGCACCCAGCCGGGCATGTTCTGATACCAAGCCCGGTTCGCTTCTCGCCAGCGCGTTCGATCGACCCCGTCCTTCCCCTTACTTCGGGTCGCAACACCGCTTATGGGCTCTACCGCATGCACGGGTACTACCACCCCGGCGCTGGGCTGCACAACGGCGTAAGCGCGTCCGATCTGCAGTGGCTCTGGCAAGGGCTCTCCCAGGTGTTTGTTTCGGAGGCCTCGAGCCGGCCCATACAGGCCTCCACGCGGGGTTTGTGGATCTTTACCCACGAAGCCCAGCAGGCCGCGCCCATTCCAGCCAAAGCGCTGTTTGGCCTGGTGCAAACCCCAGCCCTGCAATCCCAGGCCACCCGGTTCGACGACTACACCATAACCACCCCGCCGCCAGGCCACCTCGAGGCCATACCCAGCGTGTACCTGACCCACCTGGTGTGA